In Pseudomonas sp. HR96, the DNA window GAACTGTGAAGTGGTCGTGCAGCTGCCCAGCGGCGCCGAAGTCTTCGCCATCGTCACCCGCGACGCCGTGCAGGAGCTGGGTCTGGCTGCAGGCGTCAAGGCAACCGCAGTGATCAAGGCCTCGCACATCATTCTCGGGGTGGCTTCCTGAGTTCTGTTCGCGCATTGATCGGCTCGCGCCGATAAATTCTGAACCCGCTCGCTTCAGTCCATGCCCAACGCTCTACAGGCGCCCGATGACTGGAGCCCAAGCGGAGCGAACATGCTGATTGCCACCGAAGAACTGCAAAGAATTGCCCTCGTCGCGCTTATCCAACAGCTGCAGGCGATGAACGTCGACCTGTCGACTGCCGCCGAGGGCGCCAAGCTGCGCATCCTCGGCAGCCCGCAGCTGTGCATGCTGCCGGCCGAATTCCGGGTGCGCTGCGCTTCGGCGGTCGACACCATGATCGCCGAGGCCGCGCAGCCCCCCGTCTCAGCCGATCAGCTTTGATAATTCGGCGAATAGCTATGGCGCAGAACGGCCCTGAAGGCGTCGAACGCGGCCGTCGAATAGCCGGCTCGCCACACCAGCCAGGTGGGGTAGGGGATCGAGTCGCCCAGTTCGACGCTGGCCAGTTCTGCACTCAGTTGCAGCACGCTCTGTGGAATCACACTGAAACTTTGCCCGGCCGCCACGCACGCCAGCATGGCGTGGTAGGAGCCGACTTCATGCACGTCCAGCGCATTGCCTGAACCCTGCGCCGCCAGCCACTGGCCGGCCAGCTGCCGGTAACTGCACCCGGCCTGGAAGGCCGCCAGCGACATGCGCCCGGCCTGCCCGAGCAGATCGCCCGGCGTGCAGCCCTTGGGCAACACCACGCGCAGCACTTCGGCATAGGCGCGCTCGCCTGCGAAAGCATAGCTTTGCAGGATATCCTCGGGCTCGTCGTCGCCTTCGTACGGCATGGCCAGCAGCGCACAGTCGATCTCGCCACGATCGAGCAGGTCGATCAGGCGCTGCGACGGGCCGGTGGTGACCCGCAAGATGACGCCCGGTGAAGCTTGATGGAACTGGCTCAACGGCACAGGCAGGCGGCTGGCTGCTGTGCTTTCCATCGAGCCCAGGCGCAAGGTGCCCTGGGGCGTGGCCGGGTGCATCGCCTGCTGCGCTTCGTTGGCCAACGCCAGTAGGCGATGGGCGTACTGGAGAAAGACCTGCCCCTGATCGGTCAGGCGCAGTTTCTTGTTGTCGCGGTTGAACAGTGCGACCCCCAATTGCCCCTCGAGGCTCTGAATGCGCGTAGTCACATTCGACTGCACACGCCCCAGCTGCGCTGCCGCTCGGGTGATGCTGAGCTCGGCGGCGACGGTCTTGAAGATTTCCAGCGTGACGATGTCCATGACAAGCCTCAAGCAGGGGGTCAGCCACGTGACCGGTTGATGTCATCGAGCGGCACCTCGACGCGCATTTTCAGCGTGCCGGGTTCCAGCTCGCGCTCGGAGAGGCTGTTGAGCCAGGCGGTTGTCGGCGTTGCGCGGTAGAAGCGCTTGATGCCGCCCGCAAGAAACATCGACAGGTCGACCTGCTCGTCCGGGTACAGCAGTTCGGCGGCCTTGGCCGCTTCGGCCGGGTCGGGCACTTCCCGGGCTTCGCAGCGCAGGTAAAGGCACATCTTGTTGTTGGTGCCGCGCGCGCGGGTCGAGTCATAGAAGGTCAGGAAGGCCTGGCCGTTGGCGCACAGGTTTTTCGAATGCACCGCATTGACCCAGGACGACCAATAGAAATTCAGCCCGGCGTCGGGCAAAGCAGTGGCCGGGGTGTTCCAGGGGCCGTCCTCACCGCTGGTGGCGATGTTCGCATAGATGCAGGCGCTCAGGATTTCGGCGGCCCGTTGGCCCAGATCTATCTCTTTCATGATGACCTCTATAATCTTTCTATGGGAATGTAATTACAGAAACGTTCTCATAAAGAGATTATCACTTCACCCGCAGGATGCAACCATGGCGTCGCTCGAGGGCGACTAGACTGATCGTCTAGCAAGCATTACCATGGCCGCCATGAGCACTCCAAAGACCCGTGAAACCTCAGATGTCCGCCAGGGAATCCTTGACGTAGGCCAGCGCATCATGGCCGCCAAGGGGTATTCCGCCGTGGGCCTGAACGAAATCCTGGCCACGGCGGGGGTGCCCAAAGGCTCGTTCTATCACTACTTCGAATCCAAGGACGCCTTTGGCGAGGCGCTGCTGGAGAGCTATTTTACGGTCTACCTGGCCGAGCTCGATGAAGTGCTCGCCCTGCCGGGGCTGAACATGGCGCAGCGTCTGACCCGCTACTGGCAGATCTGGCAGGACACCCAGTCGTTCCAGGACTGCCAGGGCAAATGCCTGGCGGTGAAACTCGGGGTGGAAGTGGCCGACCTCTCCGAGGCCATGCGCGCGGTGCTCAAGCGCGGCACGGCTGGCGTCATCGAGCGCCTTGCCCAGGCGATCGAGACCGGCCAGGAGGAAGGTTCGCTGACGGTGCGCGACACGCCCCATGCGGTGGCTCAAAGTCTTTACCAGCTGTGGTTGGGCGCCAGCGTCATGGTCAAGATCAGCAAGACCACGCAACCCTTCACGACCGCGATGGCCACCACCCGGCAGGTGCTCGACCTGGCTGACTGACCTTTCTTGCACCACACTGCAAATGCACTGAAAAAAAACCCGAAGAAAACACTAGACGACTGGTCTAATTGAATTTAAGGTAGCACCAGATCCAGCGCACTTTCGGGTCGCCTTGCAAATAGACGACTGGTCTAATCCAAGCAAGCACTCTCACTCTGGCACAGGAAAAGCATAATGAAAGTTCTCATGGTACTGACCTCCCACGACACCCTGGGCAACACCGGCCGCAAGACCGGCTTCTGGCTCGAAGAGCTCGCCGCGCCTTACTACGCCTTCCTCGATGCCCAGGCCGAGATCGTTCTCGCCTCGCCCAAGGGCGGCCAGCCGCCGCTCGATCCGAAGAGCAACGAGCCGTCCTTCCAGACCGACCTGACCCGCCGTTTCGAAGCCGACGCCGCCGCCAACGCCGCGCTTGCCAGCACCGTGCGCCTGGACAGCGTGTCCCCAGCCGACTTCGATGCCGTGTTCTACCCGGGTGGCCACGGTCCGCTGTGGGATCTGGCCGAAGACCCGGTCTCGATTCGGCTGATCGAAGGCTTCATCGCCGCAGACAAACCGGCCGCCCTGGTCTGCCACGCTCCCGGCGTGCTGCGCCATGTGAAGAAGGCTGACGGCACGCCGCTGGTGCAGGGCAAGCAGGTCGCCGGCTTCACCAACTCCGAGGAAGAGGCGGTAGGCCTCACCGACGTGGTGCCGTTCCTTGTCGAGGACATGCTCAAGGCCAACGGTGGCCTGTATTCCAAGGGGCCGGACTGGGCTTCCTACGTGGTCCGCGACGGCCTGCTGATCACCGGGCAGAACCCCGGTTCGTCCAGCGAAGCGGCGCAGCTGCTGATCAGCCAGCTGCAGCAAGGCTGAAGTTGCCCGCCGGCGGGAGAGGTCACGGCGTCTCCCGCCCCCCGACGTTTCAAGGAAATCCAATCATGCAGCACCGCTCTCTGTTCGAGCCCACTTCGCTGGGCGCCATCACCCTGAAGAATCGCATCGTCATGCCACCGCTGACCCGTCAGCGCAGCGGCCAGCCGGGCGACGTGGCCACGCCGCTGATGGCCAGCTACTACCAGCAGCGCGCCAGCGCCGGGCTGATCATCAGCGAAGGCACGCAGATCGAACCGCGCGGCCAGGGCTATGCCTGGACGCCGGGCATCTACAACCAGCGCCAGATCGACGGCTGGCGCACGGTGACCGACGCCGTGCACGCTGCCGGCGGGGTGATCTTCGCCCAGCTGTGGCATGTCGGCCGTGTGTCGCATCACGCGCTGCAACCGGACCAGGCCGCGCCGGTGGCGCCGTCGCCGATTGCCGCAGACAAAGCCAAGGCGTTCATTGAAACTGCGCCCGGCAGCGGCACCTTGGTGCAGCCGTCGATGCCGCGTCAGTTGAGCGTCGAAGAGATCAAGGCGCTGGTCGAGCTGTACGCCCAGGCCGCCCGCAATGCCCTGAGCGCCGGCTTTGATGGCGTCGAGATCCATGCGGCCAATGGCTATCTGGTCAACCAGTTCATTTCCACCCACGCCAACCAGCGCACCGACGAATACGGTGGCTCGCTGGCCAACCGCCTGCGTTTTCTGCGCGAAGTGGTGCAGGCGATGAGCGCCGTGGTCGGCCCGCAGCGGGTGGGGGTGCGCTTCTCGCCATTGTTCAGCAGCACCGATGAAGATCGTGTGTACATCGGCTTCGTCGAAGAAGACCCGCACCAGACCTACATCGAGGCGATCCGGGTGCTGGAAGAGCAGGGCATCGGCTACCTGTCCATCGCCGAGGCCGACTGGGCCAACGCACCCGACCTGCCCGAGGCATTTCGTCGCGAGGTGCGCGACACCTTCAGTGGCCGCATCCTCTACGCCGGGCTGTACACCGCAGAACGCGCCGCGCGGCTGGTCGAGTCCGGGCTGGCCGACCTGGTGGCGTTCGGCAGACCCTTCGTCGCCAACCCCGACCTGCCGCAGCGCATCGCCCAGGGCTGGCCGCTCAATCCGTTGAACGCTGAAGGCTTGTATGGCGGCGGGGTGCAGGGGTTCACCGATTACCCGCGCTATTCACCGGCCTCGCAGGTCGGCTGAAGGCTGGGGAGAAGCGGTGCGTCGGGGCAAGCGTAGCTTTCCTGGCCGCGCGGTGATGGTTACCGGCGGCTGAGCGACTCGCCTGCTGTCAGGCGCCGTGGCTCCCGGACGAGGGAGGTTCGGTAGCCGCGTTGCCTGGCTGCACGAGCCCCTCTTGATCTCGTGCCCATTGCCTTACAGCTTCGGCAAACATCCTCAAGGCCATGGGCGGGTGCCGGTTGGCAGGATAATAGAAGCATGCGCCCGGATAGTACGGGCCCCAATCCGGTAACAGATGAACCAAACGCCCCTCACGAAGGTGATCATCGACCTGGTGCACTGGCAGCCATGCGATACCGATTCCGGCCAGGGCTGCCTCCTCCATCAAGTTGATATTGTCCATGGTCATCGGCCCGTCGACATCGATGCTGGCCGTTCTCCCTGAGTGGCCAAAATCCCAACGGAACAAGGTACCGCTCGCGAAACGAAACCGGATACAGCGATGGGCTTTGAGGTCGTGGGGCGCTAGGGGTGCCGGGTGCCGACCAAGGTATCCAGGAGAGGCCACGGCTGCAAAGCGAATGTCAGGGCCGAAACGGACAGCGACCATGTCGCGCGGAACGTCATCGAACAGACGGATGCCCGCATCGAACCCATCGGCGACGATATCGACCAGGCGGCTGTCGGCGATGCATTCAATGTGTATTTGCGGGTTGTCCTGGAGGAACTTGGGCATCACGTGACGGATCAGCGGTTTGAACGATGACTCCGACGCGCTGAGCCTGATCGTGCCCGAGGGCGTATTGCGCTCGGAGGTCACATCGTTGACGGCGCACTCCAGGTCACCGAGCAAGGGCTGGACACGATTGAACAGCTGCTCTCCGGCTTCGGTCAGCGCTACGGAGCGTGTGGTGCGGTTGAACAATCGCAGCTCAAGACGCGCTTCGAGTCCACGCATTGAATGACTGAGCGCAGAAGGCGATACGCCCAGCGTTCTCGCCGCGCCGGTGAAGCTGCGCTGTTCGGCAATGGCTACGAACGCCGTGAGCTCTGGAAGGCCAGCACGGATCATTGATGAATTCCTCTCATCTAGCCGTGAAACGCCAGGCAGATTGTTGAAGTGAGCACAGGAATTTAAAGTGTAACTGTCAATTACCACTCTGCGAAGGTGACGAGAAATGCTGAAACGACAACTGGGCAAAAGCGCTTTGCAAGTGTCCTCGATGGGTCTGGGTTGCATGGGCCTGAGCTTTGCTTATGGCCCCGCCCTGGAAAAGAAAGCCGCCATCACCCTGCTCCGGGATGCCTTCGACAAAGGTGTCAATTTCTTCGACAGCGCTGAGGCCTATGGCCCCTACACCAACGAAGAATTGCTCGGCGAAGCATTGGCTCCCATCCGTGACCAGGTGATCATCGCCACAAAATTCGGCTTCAAAAATGCTGTGCCAAACGAAGGTCTGGACAGTCGGCCCGAAACTATCAAAGCAGTGGTCGAAGCCTCCCTCAAGAGATTGAAAACCGACCGTATCGAGCTGCTCTATCAACACCGCGTCGACCCCCAGGTGCCGATCGAAGAAGTGGTAGGCACAGTCAAGCAGCTGGTCGAAGAAGGGAAAGTCTTGCATTTTGGGATGTCAGAAGCGGGCCCTGATGCGATTCGACGTGCACATGCGGTGCTTCCGGTCGCAGCCCTGCAGAGCGAATATTCCTTGTGGTGGCGCGAACCCGAGGAGCAGATTCTTCCCTTGCTGGAAGAATTGGGTATCGGCTTCGTCCCCTTCAGCCCGCTGGGTAAAGGCTTTCTAACCGGCGCCATCGATGCCGACACGAAATTCGCTGCTGACGATTTCCGTAATATGGTGCCTCGCTTCACTGAAGAAAATCGCAAGGCCAATGCACAGCTGGTCGAAGTGCTGGGGCAAATTGCCGAGGGCAAAGACGCTACCCGAGCTCAAGTCGCTATCGCCTGGCTGTTGGCACAGAAGCCTTGGATCGTACCTATCCCGGGTACTACCAAGCTGAATCGACTAGAGGAAAACATTGGGGCTGCAAACGTCGTGCTCAGCAGCAACGATCTGGCAGCCATTGCACAAGCACTTGAGCAAATCAAGGTGGTGGGTGACCGCTATCCGGCCCATCTGCAACAGAACGTCAATCGCTAACGCAACCTTCCCTTGTGCCGCCGGCCAGGAAAATCAGAGGCTACAGGCTTTGGCCCCGACCCACTGAGCCAACCATCTTCCACCTTTGTCCACGTCGCTACCACGTCGAAGTATATCGGTTGTTCAACCCGCTGAGGTGTGGTGCGGCTGCAGTGGTGAGGGTGCAACGGGGCTGCTGCGCACGCTCGCTGCAAGCGCTGCTCAAGCCTCTTCGCGCAGCTCGCGCACGTACTTGTAGACCGTCGCCCGGCCCATGCTCAGAACGTTGGCGACATAGTCTGCCGAGCTGCGCCCGTCGAATGCGCCTTCGGCAAACAGCGCCCGCACCAGCGTGCGCTTGTGTTGCCTGGACAGGGTGCTCAGCGACAGCTGCTGTGTGCCGAGCCAGCTGTGCAGAAAGGTGTTGATGCGTTCCTGCCAGTCATCGCGAAACAGCGCCTCGGGCTGCGGCAGGATGCGCCCCGGCTGGAAGAAACCGACCAGCGCATCGCGCGCCGCTTCGAGCAGGGCAAAGTTGAGGTTGATGCAGAGGATGGCCACGGCCTGGCCTTGCTCGTCCTTGAGGACGGTGGATATCGAGCGGATCTTCTGGCCGTTCCAGTTCAGTTTTTCATAAGGGCCGAAATTGGGGCCGATGGGCTGGGCAAACCGGGTGTCAGGGTTGTCTTCCGACTCCAGTGCCCCGGCCAGCTCCTGCAGCGACGAGTCATCGCCCAGCTGGCGCTTGGAGATGTTGTTGGCGATGTGGGCCACGGTCTGCGTCTCAAGGTCATGCAGGATCACCTCGGCATGGGGGAAAAACAGGGTCGCAATGCCGTCCGCGATGTTCTTGTAATTGTCGAATCGAGCCATGCAGGGACCAAGCACCGTGTTGCAGCAAAAGGGAAGGGGCCGAATATAGCAGCTCGGCCCCAGGCCTTCGACCTTGTGCCGGGCCTACCGCTTGACCAATTCCGGTGCGTTGACCATGGCCCACTGCTCGAACTGCTCGGCCACCTTGCCGCTGGCGTACTCCGAGTAGTGCTGGTACTGATCGCGGAAGATCGGCATGCCGTCCACGGTCATGGAGCACCGGTGCGCATCGCACAGCGCGGCGTTCTGGTCGAAGAACTGCACGTCAGGGTCGCGGGCCAGGAGGTAATCCATGGTGGGCTTGAACTCGGCCAGCAGGTCGTCGTGCTGTTTGGCGCTGACCACGCAGGCCGGGCTCGGCTCGACCCCGGCAAACCGCGAGAAGCACTCCTTGATATCGGCGTCGAAGCGCAGGTGCGGAACGAACACGATGACCTTGAAATGGTTGGCCAACAGCGCCGCCACCCGCTTGTCGATGCTCGCCCGATAGCTCTCGTCGCCCTTGAGCGACAGCCCGTCGATGATCACGTACTTGAGGCTGACATTATGCTTGACGATGTCGAAGACAA includes these proteins:
- a CDS encoding LysR substrate-binding domain-containing protein codes for the protein MDIVTLEIFKTVAAELSITRAAAQLGRVQSNVTTRIQSLEGQLGVALFNRDNKKLRLTDQGQVFLQYAHRLLALANEAQQAMHPATPQGTLRLGSMESTAASRLPVPLSQFHQASPGVILRVTTGPSQRLIDLLDRGEIDCALLAMPYEGDDEPEDILQSYAFAGERAYAEVLRVVLPKGCTPGDLLGQAGRMSLAAFQAGCSYRQLAGQWLAAQGSGNALDVHEVGSYHAMLACVAAGQSFSVIPQSVLQLSAELASVELGDSIPYPTWLVWRAGYSTAAFDAFRAVLRHSYSPNYQS
- a CDS encoding pyridoxamine 5'-phosphate oxidase family protein, with the translated sequence MKEIDLGQRAAEILSACIYANIATSGEDGPWNTPATALPDAGLNFYWSSWVNAVHSKNLCANGQAFLTFYDSTRARGTNNKMCLYLRCEAREVPDPAEAAKAAELLYPDEQVDLSMFLAGGIKRFYRATPTTAWLNSLSERELEPGTLKMRVEVPLDDINRSRG
- a CDS encoding TetR/AcrR family transcriptional regulator gives rise to the protein MSTPKTRETSDVRQGILDVGQRIMAAKGYSAVGLNEILATAGVPKGSFYHYFESKDAFGEALLESYFTVYLAELDEVLALPGLNMAQRLTRYWQIWQDTQSFQDCQGKCLAVKLGVEVADLSEAMRAVLKRGTAGVIERLAQAIETGQEEGSLTVRDTPHAVAQSLYQLWLGASVMVKISKTTQPFTTAMATTRQVLDLAD
- a CDS encoding type 1 glutamine amidotransferase domain-containing protein produces the protein MKVLMVLTSHDTLGNTGRKTGFWLEELAAPYYAFLDAQAEIVLASPKGGQPPLDPKSNEPSFQTDLTRRFEADAAANAALASTVRLDSVSPADFDAVFYPGGHGPLWDLAEDPVSIRLIEGFIAADKPAALVCHAPGVLRHVKKADGTPLVQGKQVAGFTNSEEEAVGLTDVVPFLVEDMLKANGGLYSKGPDWASYVVRDGLLITGQNPGSSSEAAQLLISQLQQG
- a CDS encoding alkene reductase, with the translated sequence MQHRSLFEPTSLGAITLKNRIVMPPLTRQRSGQPGDVATPLMASYYQQRASAGLIISEGTQIEPRGQGYAWTPGIYNQRQIDGWRTVTDAVHAAGGVIFAQLWHVGRVSHHALQPDQAAPVAPSPIAADKAKAFIETAPGSGTLVQPSMPRQLSVEEIKALVELYAQAARNALSAGFDGVEIHAANGYLVNQFISTHANQRTDEYGGSLANRLRFLREVVQAMSAVVGPQRVGVRFSPLFSSTDEDRVYIGFVEEDPHQTYIEAIRVLEEQGIGYLSIAEADWANAPDLPEAFRREVRDTFSGRILYAGLYTAERAARLVESGLADLVAFGRPFVANPDLPQRIAQGWPLNPLNAEGLYGGGVQGFTDYPRYSPASQVG
- a CDS encoding LysR family transcriptional regulator, whose protein sequence is MIRAGLPELTAFVAIAEQRSFTGAARTLGVSPSALSHSMRGLEARLELRLFNRTTRSVALTEAGEQLFNRVQPLLGDLECAVNDVTSERNTPSGTIRLSASESSFKPLIRHVMPKFLQDNPQIHIECIADSRLVDIVADGFDAGIRLFDDVPRDMVAVRFGPDIRFAAVASPGYLGRHPAPLAPHDLKAHRCIRFRFASGTLFRWDFGHSGRTASIDVDGPMTMDNINLMEEAALAGIGIAWLPVHQVDDHLREGRLVHLLPDWGPYYPGACFYYPANRHPPMALRMFAEAVRQWARDQEGLVQPGNAATEPPSSGSHGA
- a CDS encoding aldo/keto reductase, producing the protein MLKRQLGKSALQVSSMGLGCMGLSFAYGPALEKKAAITLLRDAFDKGVNFFDSAEAYGPYTNEELLGEALAPIRDQVIIATKFGFKNAVPNEGLDSRPETIKAVVEASLKRLKTDRIELLYQHRVDPQVPIEEVVGTVKQLVEEGKVLHFGMSEAGPDAIRRAHAVLPVAALQSEYSLWWREPEEQILPLLEELGIGFVPFSPLGKGFLTGAIDADTKFAADDFRNMVPRFTEENRKANAQLVEVLGQIAEGKDATRAQVAIAWLLAQKPWIVPIPGTTKLNRLEENIGAANVVLSSNDLAAIAQALEQIKVVGDRYPAHLQQNVNR
- a CDS encoding transcriptional regulator, translating into MARFDNYKNIADGIATLFFPHAEVILHDLETQTVAHIANNISKRQLGDDSSLQELAGALESEDNPDTRFAQPIGPNFGPYEKLNWNGQKIRSISTVLKDEQGQAVAILCINLNFALLEAARDALVGFFQPGRILPQPEALFRDDWQERINTFLHSWLGTQQLSLSTLSRQHKRTLVRALFAEGAFDGRSSADYVANVLSMGRATVYKYVRELREEA